The window TGGCGTGCTGGTATCGGCACGTGAGTTCGGCGGTTCGGACACCTTTGCAACCTCCCAGATCCTGGCTGCTGCAATCAAGAAGATCGGTCTGGAAGCAGACGACCTGGTACTGTGCGGCCGTCAGGCAATCGACGGCGACACCGCTCAGGTAGGTTCGCAGATCGCTGAAAAGCTGAACATTCCGCAGATTTCCTACGCTGCTGACATCAAGAAGGACGGCGCAAAGGTAACGGTAAAGCGTATGCTGGAAGATGGCTACATGACCATCGAGACCCAGACTCCGTGCCTGCTGACCTGCATCAAGGAGCTCAACGAGCCCCGTTACATGTCGGTTGGCGGTATCTTCGACTGCTACAACAAGCCGGTCGACGTATATGACTACAACACCCTGAAGGATGATCCGCTGATCGAGCTGGACACCATCGGCCTGAAGGGTTCTCCCACCAACATCTTCAAGTCGTTCACCCCGCCGCAGAAGGGCCAGGGCCGCATGCTGGAAGGCGCGGACAAGAACACCTGCGCAGAGCTGGCTGCTGAACTGCTGAAGAAGCACATCATCTA of the Intestinibacillus sp. Marseille-P6563 genome contains:
- the acrB gene encoding acryloyl-CoA reductase electron transfer subunit gamma; amino-acid sequence: MKVIVCVKQVPDTSGKVAVNPDGTLNRASMATIINPDDKNAVEAALTLKDNTGCEVVVVTMGPPPAEGMLRELLAMGADRGVLVSAREFGGSDTFATSQILAAAIKKIGLEADDLVLCGRQAIDGDTAQVGSQIAEKLNIPQISYAADIKKDGAKVTVKRMLEDGYMTIETQTPCLLTCIKELNEPRYMSVGGIFDCYNKPVDVYDYNTLKDDPLIELDTIGLKGSPTNIFKSFTPPQKGQGRMLEGADKNTCAELAAELLKKHII